From the Actinomycetota bacterium genome, one window contains:
- a CDS encoding TIGR04190 family B12-binding domain/radical SAM domain protein, whose product MMIKSDLTLLHAPSVYDFRKKNIFYGPMSDLVPSSPIFEMYPIGFLTMSNYLEKRGISVRIINLAYLMMSDRNFDAEKFISRIKTKAFGIDLHWLPHCQGSNEVAKIIKKYHPDIPVIFGGFSSSYFYKELISFPHVDFILRGDSAEEPLYQLMSAIKKGDNYFSFLRQIPNLVWKYKNGIHENPLSCISEDLDEIDFDYRIMFKQVLRYKSLKSVIPFSGWMDYPVTTIPIIRGCNKNCSGCGGSKNAFEMFGRRTRPAFRHPEKLIDEILIIRKYIDAPVFILGDITQGGRDYLEEFFKNTKRLDKDMQIFFEFFEPPNEWFYDRVAENFNYFCFEISPDSHDEKVRQKMGKRFSNDRLVSGIKYALEKGAQRYDLYFMTGLPGQTKKSIMQTVDFCRELYEALEWDKRFMPFISPMAPFIDPGSRAFENPDEFGYTITEKTLADHIEAITRPSWKYILNYDSRFLTRDEMVEATYDCAIGLNALKGKAGSISSKAMKENEERILAAKDIMSEIDKIISDGSNISDSKSFESLRGKAMKYSLSTVCDKKELEFPFTKKNFKWHAIIKAVLFNG is encoded by the coding sequence ATGATGATAAAATCGGATCTTACATTATTACATGCTCCAAGCGTGTATGACTTCAGAAAGAAGAACATTTTCTATGGTCCCATGAGCGATCTTGTTCCCTCCTCACCCATATTTGAAATGTACCCCATTGGCTTTCTTACAATGTCAAATTATCTTGAAAAAAGAGGAATAAGCGTTAGGATTATAAATCTGGCTTATCTCATGATGTCAGACAGAAATTTTGATGCAGAAAAATTTATAAGCAGAATAAAAACAAAGGCTTTCGGGATAGACCTGCACTGGCTTCCACACTGTCAGGGTTCCAATGAAGTAGCTAAAATAATAAAGAAATATCATCCGGACATCCCTGTTATCTTCGGGGGGTTCTCATCTTCTTATTTTTACAAAGAGCTTATAAGTTTTCCTCATGTTGATTTCATACTGAGAGGCGACTCTGCCGAAGAACCGTTGTATCAGCTTATGAGCGCAATTAAAAAAGGCGATAATTATTTTTCATTTTTAAGACAAATACCAAATCTTGTCTGGAAATATAAAAACGGGATTCACGAAAATCCTTTAAGCTGCATATCGGAAGATCTTGATGAAATTGATTTTGATTACAGAATAATGTTCAAACAGGTGTTAAGATATAAAAGCCTTAAATCTGTTATTCCTTTCAGCGGCTGGATGGATTATCCGGTAACTACAATACCGATCATCAGAGGGTGCAACAAGAATTGTTCGGGCTGCGGAGGCTCAAAAAATGCTTTTGAAATGTTTGGCAGAAGAACAAGACCTGCATTCAGACATCCTGAAAAACTTATTGATGAAATACTTATTATCCGGAAATATATAGATGCTCCTGTTTTTATACTTGGAGATATAACACAGGGAGGAAGAGATTATCTTGAAGAATTTTTTAAAAATACAAAAAGATTAGATAAAGATATGCAGATATTTTTCGAATTTTTTGAACCTCCGAATGAATGGTTTTATGACAGGGTTGCTGAAAATTTTAATTATTTTTGTTTTGAAATATCGCCTGATTCACATGATGAGAAAGTCAGGCAGAAAATGGGGAAGCGGTTTTCCAATGACAGGCTTGTTTCAGGCATAAAATATGCTCTTGAGAAGGGGGCTCAAAGATACGACCTGTATTTCATGACAGGACTGCCGGGCCAGACTAAAAAATCAATAATGCAGACCGTAGATTTTTGCAGGGAACTTTATGAGGCACTTGAATGGGATAAAAGATTTATGCCTTTTATCTCTCCAATGGCTCCTTTTATAGATCCCGGAAGCAGGGCTTTTGAAAATCCCGATGAGTTTGGCTATACGATTACCGAAAAAACTCTTGCAGATCATATTGAGGCAATAACGAGGCCTTCCTGGAAATACATACTCAATTATGACAGCAGATTTCTTACAAGAGATGAGATGGTTGAGGCTACATACGACTGTGCGATAGGACTGAATGCCCTCAAGGGAAAAGCGGGGAGCATAAGCAGTAAAGCAATGAAGGAAAATGAAGAAAGAATACTTGCAGCAAAGGATATAATGTCTGAAATAGACAAAATAATCTCTGACGGCAGTAATATTTCTGACAGTAAA